A genomic stretch from Zonotrichia leucophrys gambelii isolate GWCS_2022_RI unplaced genomic scaffold, RI_Zleu_2.0 Scaffold_322_59283, whole genome shotgun sequence includes:
- the LOC135441515 gene encoding olfactory receptor 14J1-like, translated as MSNSSSFSHFLLLALADTQQLQLLHFCLLLGISLAALLGNGLIISAVACSHHLHTPMFFFLLNLALSDLGSICTTVPKAMHNSLWDTRDISYAGCAAQLFFFVFFIGSELCLLTIMCYDRYVSICKPLHYGTLLGSRACAHMAAAAWASGFLTALMHTANTFSLPLCHGNALGQFFCEIPQILKLSCSNSYLRELGLLAVSVCLALGCFVFIVFSYVQIFRAVQRIPSEQGRHKAFSTCLPHLVVVSLFLSTGIFSDLKPPSMSSPSLDLALSVLYSVVPPALNPLIYSLRNQELKAAVWRLMTGCFK; from the coding sequence atgtccaacagcagctctttcagtcacttcctcctgctggcattggcagacacgcagcagctgcagctcctgcacttctgcctcttgctgggcatctccctggctgccctcctgggcaacggaCTCATCATCAGCGCTgtagcctgcagccaccacctgcacacgcccatgttcttcttcctgctcaacctggccctcagcgacctgggctccatctgcaccactgtccccaaagccatgcacaattccctctgggataCCAGGGACATCTCTTatgcaggatgtgctgctcagctatttttctttgtgttcttcATTGGATCAGAGCTTtgcctcctgaccatcatgtgctacgaccgctacgtgtccatctgcaaacccctgcactatgggaccctcctgggcagcagagcttgtgcccacatggcagcagctgcctgggccagtggctttctcactgctctcatgcacacagccaatacattttccctgcccctgtgccatggcaatgccctgggccagttcttctgtgaaatcccacagatcctcaagctctcctgctccaattCCTACCTCAGGGAACTGGGGCTTCTTGCAGTTAGTGTCTGTCTAGCacttggctgttttgtgttcattgttttctcctatgttcAGATCTTCAGGGCCGTGCagaggatcccctctgagcagggacggcacaaagccttttccacctgcctccctcacctggttGTGGTATCcttgttcctcagcactggcatATTTTCTgacctgaagcccccctccatgtcctccccatccctggatctggccctgtcagttctgtactcggtggtgcctccagccctgaaccccctcatctacagcctgaggaaccaggagctcaaggctgcagtgtggagactgatgactggatgctttAAGTAA